In the Leptospira johnsonii genome, one interval contains:
- a CDS encoding THUMP domain-containing protein, with amino-acid sequence MRAGWQSAKLSLSEFDRPEALTYHASCGDGLAFLLKEEVKDAGLEILSDNRGGVFFQGPSKKVRDFCLSSGISSGISFELSSWSDIHGPDDLYEVAAMFPFEKLLSPKTKFRIDAATKDNLQDSRYATYRLKDAIFDRFRAQGLELPEADREEPEVLFYLRSRMNQVKLFVALHAQPLQRRGHGREGGEAPLRETLAQALLRFSGWKPGEALYDPFCGSGTLLIEAALRMRNGGWVNYKSLSRSSIFTRLFGPCKAKEEWASKEILLFGSDISEDAIDLAKKNAKEAGVADLIRWKVASAEELDPEFGFKEGKIVTNPPYGVRLGDKESVSELYASWGDALKKNFSGSYVAMVAGDPSLLGFLKLKSDKEQSVTIAKLKGKLVAYRID; translated from the coding sequence ATCCGTGCAGGTTGGCAATCCGCAAAACTTTCTCTTTCCGAATTCGATAGACCGGAAGCACTCACCTATCACGCGTCCTGTGGAGACGGGCTTGCATTCTTATTAAAAGAAGAAGTCAAAGACGCAGGTCTAGAAATTCTCTCCGATAATAGAGGAGGAGTTTTCTTCCAGGGACCTTCTAAAAAAGTCAGAGACTTCTGCTTGAGTTCCGGTATTTCCTCCGGGATCAGTTTCGAATTATCTTCCTGGTCGGATATTCATGGACCGGACGATCTATACGAAGTCGCTGCAATGTTCCCTTTCGAGAAACTACTTTCTCCTAAGACAAAGTTCAGAATAGACGCTGCAACCAAGGATAATCTTCAAGATTCACGTTATGCGACTTACCGCTTAAAAGATGCGATCTTTGACAGATTCAGAGCACAAGGTCTGGAACTGCCTGAGGCGGATCGCGAAGAACCTGAGGTATTATTCTACCTTCGTTCCAGAATGAACCAGGTAAAATTATTCGTTGCATTACACGCACAACCTTTACAAAGGCGAGGTCACGGAAGAGAAGGTGGAGAAGCTCCACTCAGAGAGACCTTGGCCCAGGCACTTCTCCGTTTTTCAGGTTGGAAACCTGGAGAAGCATTGTACGATCCATTCTGCGGTTCCGGAACCCTATTGATAGAGGCAGCGCTCAGAATGAGAAACGGTGGCTGGGTGAATTATAAAAGTTTATCCAGATCTTCTATCTTCACTCGACTTTTCGGACCTTGCAAAGCAAAGGAAGAATGGGCTTCTAAAGAGATCCTTCTCTTCGGTTCCGATATCTCAGAAGATGCAATCGACCTAGCAAAGAAGAATGCAAAAGAAGCCGGAGTCGCTGACCTGATCCGCTGGAAAGTAGCTTCTGCGGAAGAACTGGACCCCGAGTTTGGCTTCAAAGAGGGAAAAATTGTGACCAATCCTCCATACGGAGTCCGTTTGGGAGATAAAGAATCCGTTTCCGAGCTCTATGCAAGCTGGGGAGATGCCTTGAAAAAGAATTTTTCCGGATCGTATGTGGCTATGGTAGCAGGAGATCCTTCTCTTTTAGGTTTCTTAAAACTGAAGTCCGACAAGGAACAATCCGTCACTATCGCAAAGTTAAAAGGAAAATTAGTTGCCTATCGGATCGACTAA
- a CDS encoding acetylglutamate kinase: MNHQEILLKLLEVTENSKDSFQFLKLFQSLEPEKFAVIHASSETLTESAEAFLFNLKLLQKLQLFPVVVLEKDGVSYANLFYRSPASKMSLESIKDSLEEGQELPGSRNLPAKWFRNPSQPLESVVSSLKEKKIPVFVTDQGGSEIYPYLSNLCKELRTKKLILLTARSGLYNSADKKISILDFESSETLQKEDESLFKECKKIFEYTGDPNLQIAITSAPGLLKELFTIKGSGTLLRKKNKIEFHTDFQKIDPKKLNELIENSFGRGLKQGFWNKEFSGIVLESEYKGCALLQSTPWGTFLSKFAVNEIARGEGVGRDIWDEMLKKAPVLFWRARAENTISKWYTKECSGLQKEGIWIYFWIGLQEKEIPSVCDFLRNLPEDLESKQRIDS, from the coding sequence ATGAATCACCAGGAGATCCTACTCAAACTTTTAGAAGTCACAGAAAACTCCAAGGATAGTTTTCAGTTCCTGAAACTCTTCCAATCCTTGGAGCCTGAAAAATTTGCAGTCATCCATGCAAGCTCCGAGACCTTGACCGAGTCCGCAGAAGCATTCTTATTCAATTTAAAATTATTACAAAAGTTACAACTATTCCCTGTTGTCGTTCTGGAGAAGGACGGAGTCTCTTACGCGAATCTATTCTATCGCTCCCCCGCTTCCAAAATGAGTTTGGAATCCATCAAGGATTCATTAGAAGAAGGACAAGAACTTCCAGGTTCTAGAAACCTACCGGCAAAATGGTTCCGAAATCCAAGCCAACCATTGGAATCGGTTGTTTCTTCTTTAAAAGAAAAGAAAATCCCTGTATTCGTAACTGACCAAGGCGGATCCGAAATTTATCCTTACCTTTCCAATTTATGTAAAGAGTTAAGGACCAAAAAATTAATTCTTCTCACTGCAAGAAGCGGACTTTATAATTCTGCGGATAAAAAGATCTCTATCTTGGACTTCGAATCTTCTGAAACTCTCCAAAAAGAAGACGAATCGCTATTCAAAGAATGTAAAAAGATTTTTGAATATACGGGAGATCCGAATCTTCAGATCGCGATCACTTCGGCTCCGGGTCTATTAAAAGAATTATTCACTATCAAAGGTAGCGGGACTCTATTAAGAAAAAAGAATAAAATAGAATTTCATACCGATTTCCAAAAGATAGATCCAAAAAAACTGAACGAACTGATAGAAAATTCTTTCGGAAGGGGATTAAAACAAGGTTTTTGGAATAAGGAATTTTCAGGCATCGTATTAGAGTCGGAATACAAGGGATGTGCACTTCTTCAAAGCACTCCTTGGGGCACATTTCTTTCTAAATTCGCAGTGAACGAGATCGCGAGGGGAGAAGGTGTAGGAAGAGATATCTGGGACGAAATGTTAAAGAAGGCTCCGGTCCTTTTCTGGAGAGCCAGAGCGGAGAATACAATCTCCAAATGGTATACAAAGGAATGTAGCGGTCTTCAAAAAGAAGGCATCTGGATCTATTTTTGGATCGGATTACAAGAGAAAGAAATTCCTTCAGTCTGCGATTTTTTAAGAAACCTTCCGGAAGATCTGGAATCTAAACAACGGATCGATTCCTGA
- a CDS encoding iron-containing redox enzyme family protein, giving the protein MKTFREELIDQVKYHPVLTANLWLEEKEERMEKSDLLLWLKQEYFVSVEFVNWFLNTAALTNFVPSKIVLVENIWEELGEGKEEDSHVSILRKFLSEMGETVIQEDMLPETGAYLELMKRITTTNFYSALGALGPANEYLLKLEYSRMYKSYSDLRSRMTLPEGKFFQVNLEADESHSEKLFRLIESVATDPEKMQKVREGSKLALDARLVFYEGLKKIISQVSY; this is encoded by the coding sequence ATGAAAACGTTTCGAGAAGAATTAATAGACCAGGTCAAATATCATCCTGTATTGACCGCAAATTTATGGTTGGAAGAAAAAGAAGAAAGGATGGAAAAGTCGGACCTTCTTCTTTGGTTGAAGCAGGAATATTTTGTGTCTGTGGAATTCGTGAACTGGTTCTTAAATACGGCGGCTCTTACGAATTTTGTGCCTTCTAAGATAGTGCTCGTGGAAAATATCTGGGAAGAATTAGGAGAAGGAAAAGAGGAAGATTCTCATGTTTCCATCCTTAGGAAATTTCTCTCAGAAATGGGAGAAACGGTAATTCAGGAAGATATGCTTCCTGAAACTGGAGCGTATCTGGAACTGATGAAAAGGATAACAACTACCAATTTTTATTCTGCGTTAGGTGCACTTGGACCTGCAAACGAGTATCTTCTGAAATTGGAATATTCCAGAATGTATAAGTCTTATTCGGATCTGAGATCCAGGATGACCCTTCCTGAAGGAAAATTTTTCCAGGTGAATCTGGAGGCGGACGAATCCCATTCCGAAAAGCTGTTCAGGCTAATCGAATCAGTGGCAACAGATCCGGAAAAAATGCAAAAAGTGAGAGAAGGGTCTAAACTTGCTTTAGATGCACGTTTAGTATTTTATGAAGGTCTAAAGAAGATAATTTCCCAGGTTTCTTACTAA
- a CDS encoding DCC1-like thiol-disulfide oxidoreductase family protein, translated as MEKNIFLYDGDCGFCTGLAFRLSEISLNKDIKFVSFRDLSPQDLKEIHPGLEPKLVAGNVQLISGSMRYPGFFAVRKLSHSLKGWRWVSPILYLPLVPLLGMVVMSLLKSIRSKV; from the coding sequence ATGGAGAAAAATATTTTTTTATATGATGGAGACTGCGGTTTTTGTACCGGCCTTGCTTTTCGTTTGTCTGAAATTTCTTTGAACAAAGACATAAAATTTGTAAGTTTTAGAGATCTATCTCCCCAGGATCTGAAAGAAATTCATCCGGGTTTAGAACCTAAATTAGTTGCAGGGAATGTACAGCTTATCTCAGGAAGCATGAGATACCCCGGTTTTTTTGCCGTCCGAAAACTTTCTCATTCTTTAAAAGGTTGGAGATGGGTTTCTCCCATTCTATATCTACCCTTGGTTCCTTTGCTCGGAATGGTAGTTATGAGCCTATTGAAATCTATCCGATCTAAGGTTTAG
- a CDS encoding D-alanine--D-alanine ligase — translation MNSDSPSVLIVADIQTPDLDPKDTQEWEDRNSVQEIKRCLEELGEKVEILEFPSKLLQKLSDYSSLEPKDRPVLFHLVEGFRSRNREALLPAIAEYSGFPHTGSDAYAQNLSLDKHLSKLFCASAGVPTSPWTICEKDTVEVTTNTAQNVERNADSKFRGSRLPLDSEFPVFFKPRFEGSSLGVGEENLISDRVALEQFIQSKFQEYSSWICESYLPGEEWTLAVIGSPTCGYKASQVARIGLENSPEKLYGEITKTKLSMPEKLYFDLDTERSEYIQKNSLELCKLLKTSGAVRLDWKADSEGMPIFLEWNLTPGLSSYYSSFPLCYSQSFGTYSDLIQELLGITREEFLTERFLYSKLKKEKQTSGIEG, via the coding sequence ATGAATTCAGATTCTCCGTCCGTTTTGATTGTAGCTGATATCCAAACTCCTGACTTGGATCCAAAGGATACCCAAGAATGGGAGGATCGAAATTCCGTTCAGGAAATCAAACGCTGCCTAGAAGAATTAGGGGAGAAGGTGGAGATCCTTGAATTTCCGTCGAAGTTACTACAAAAACTCTCAGATTATTCTAGCTTAGAGCCAAAGGATCGGCCTGTTCTATTCCATTTGGTAGAAGGTTTCCGCTCCAGAAATAGAGAAGCTTTACTTCCTGCAATTGCAGAATATTCCGGATTTCCGCATACTGGGTCCGATGCCTACGCACAGAATCTGAGTTTGGATAAACATCTTTCTAAATTGTTTTGTGCGTCGGCAGGTGTTCCTACCAGTCCCTGGACGATTTGCGAGAAAGATACTGTCGAAGTGACTACAAACACGGCACAGAATGTGGAGCGGAACGCGGATTCCAAATTCCGTGGCTCCAGACTTCCATTAGACTCAGAATTCCCAGTATTCTTCAAACCCAGATTCGAAGGCTCTAGCCTCGGAGTAGGAGAGGAAAATCTAATCTCTGATCGGGTGGCCTTGGAACAATTTATCCAATCGAAATTCCAAGAATACTCCTCTTGGATCTGCGAATCGTATTTGCCGGGAGAAGAATGGACGCTGGCAGTAATCGGTTCACCAACTTGTGGGTATAAGGCGAGCCAGGTCGCAAGGATAGGCTTGGAAAATTCTCCCGAAAAGTTATACGGAGAAATTACCAAAACAAAATTGAGCATGCCTGAAAAATTATATTTCGATCTGGATACGGAAAGATCAGAGTATATCCAAAAGAATTCATTAGAATTATGTAAACTACTCAAAACTTCCGGAGCAGTTCGTTTGGATTGGAAGGCGGACTCGGAAGGAATGCCTATATTCTTAGAATGGAATTTAACTCCGGGTTTATCTTCCTACTATAGCAGTTTTCCTCTTTGTTACTCCCAAAGTTTCGGGACTTATTCGGATCTGATTCAAGAACTATTGGGAATCACAAGAGAAGAATTTTTAACGGAAAGATTTCTCTATTCTAAACTGAAAAAAGAAAAACAAACGAGCGGGATCGAAGGATGA
- a CDS encoding KamA family radical SAM protein: MERLGKNRGIADLESPADSRKSLYSSFVWTDYKSQLQKRVRAEDLPKYFHLTESEKIGIEETIRLNVGTTPYYLSLSDPEDPNCPIRKMIVPRKEESFFSPEETLDPLHEEDLSPVKGLTHMYPDRVLLFSNHECSVYCRHCMRGRKVSDSTERMETADLELCFDYIRNHPEISDVVISGGDPLNLSDSKIDWILENLEKIPHVKICRLGTRNPVTLPMRITNDLCKIIESHNTDHLSIFCNTQFNHEKECTPEAKEAILKLLKAGVSVGNQCVILKGINDDGETMLRLHRKLLELRIRAYYMYDPELIPGSRGFRTPLAKGIQIIEYMRGKVAGMGIPQFVNDLPGGGGKVNLGPNWYLGFHKPSRNHVFRSAVRGTYHLSPEPLDSEYEEFYPEISEDTWSKLLQNSYSAFKGLGPLGEPGK; this comes from the coding sequence ATGGAGAGATTAGGGAAAAACCGGGGAATAGCGGATCTAGAGTCGCCTGCTGATTCTAGAAAGAGTTTGTATTCTTCCTTTGTCTGGACGGATTATAAAAGCCAACTCCAAAAAAGAGTAAGGGCAGAAGACCTTCCTAAATATTTTCACTTAACAGAATCCGAAAAGATCGGAATCGAAGAGACCATCCGGCTGAATGTAGGGACCACTCCTTATTATCTATCTCTCTCCGATCCGGAAGACCCGAATTGTCCCATCCGAAAGATGATCGTCCCAAGAAAGGAAGAATCCTTCTTCTCTCCGGAGGAAACTTTGGACCCTTTGCATGAAGAAGATCTTTCTCCAGTCAAAGGGCTCACTCATATGTATCCGGACAGAGTATTACTTTTTTCGAATCATGAATGTTCGGTGTATTGCAGACATTGTATGAGAGGAAGAAAGGTTTCCGATTCGACTGAAAGAATGGAAACTGCGGATCTAGAATTATGTTTTGATTATATTCGAAATCATCCTGAAATTTCTGATGTTGTGATCTCAGGTGGAGATCCTCTAAATCTTTCCGATTCCAAAATAGATTGGATCCTGGAAAATTTGGAAAAGATCCCACATGTGAAAATTTGCAGGTTAGGGACAAGGAACCCTGTGACTCTTCCTATGAGGATCACAAACGATCTATGTAAGATCATAGAATCCCATAATACGGATCATTTATCGATTTTTTGTAATACTCAATTCAATCATGAGAAAGAATGTACTCCGGAAGCTAAAGAAGCTATCCTCAAGCTATTAAAGGCGGGGGTGAGTGTGGGAAACCAATGCGTGATCTTAAAAGGGATCAATGACGATGGGGAAACAATGCTCAGGCTTCATCGAAAACTTTTGGAACTTAGGATCAGAGCATATTATATGTACGATCCGGAATTGATCCCAGGTTCTCGCGGCTTTAGGACTCCTCTTGCAAAAGGGATTCAAATAATTGAATATATGCGTGGAAAAGTCGCGGGTATGGGAATTCCACAATTTGTGAACGATCTTCCGGGTGGTGGAGGAAAGGTAAACCTTGGGCCGAATTGGTATCTTGGATTTCATAAACCTTCTCGCAATCATGTGTTCCGATCCGCCGTTCGAGGAACTTATCATTTGAGTCCGGAGCCTTTGGACAGTGAATATGAGGAATTTTATCCTGAGATCAGTGAGGATACTTGGTCAAAGTTACTACAGAATTCCTATTCCGCATTCAAGGGTCTCGGACCTTTAGGAGAACCTGGAAAATGA
- a CDS encoding HAD family hydrolase: MDWNPKRVRALAFDVDGTLFSSEGIILETYAEAIRRFSANSQIPIEIPDRERIMLEIGKPVKTIFLNLVPQLKESERDQISDSVLELLVSKIRHGEGEFYPKVKETVTSLKNKGYLILAASNGRRPYVETILEVSGILPLFDPILVLDNDTIKTKPDIVAKYIRDYSFFPDEILMIGDRSSDHEAARKNGSPFAFCAYGHAPEGEIPDWEVSLAQLEDLDRIF, translated from the coding sequence ATGGATTGGAATCCCAAACGGGTCCGCGCACTTGCCTTCGATGTGGACGGAACCCTATTTTCTTCTGAAGGAATCATCTTAGAAACCTATGCGGAAGCAATCCGTAGATTTTCGGCCAACTCCCAGATCCCGATAGAGATCCCGGACAGAGAAAGGATCATGCTGGAGATCGGAAAACCGGTCAAAACCATCTTTTTGAACCTGGTACCGCAACTTAAAGAGTCCGAAAGAGACCAGATCTCCGACTCTGTACTGGAACTTTTGGTGTCTAAGATCCGACATGGAGAAGGCGAATTCTACCCTAAGGTCAAAGAAACCGTTACTTCCTTAAAAAATAAGGGGTATCTCATTTTAGCCGCTTCGAATGGCAGAAGACCCTATGTCGAAACAATCCTGGAAGTCTCCGGAATCCTCCCTTTATTCGACCCGATCCTGGTTTTGGACAACGATACGATCAAAACCAAGCCGGATATAGTCGCAAAATATATCAGGGATTATTCTTTTTTTCCAGACGAGATATTGATGATCGGGGACAGAAGTTCCGACCACGAGGCAGCCCGCAAAAACGGGAGCCCGTTCGCATTCTGCGCCTATGGCCACGCTCCTGAGGGAGAAATCCCGGATTGGGAAGTGAGTCTGGCCCAATTAGAAGACCTGGACCGAATATTCTAA